GATGAGAGTGATAACCCAAGGTCTAGAATAAAGGTTATTGCTGAGCATGTAGAGTTTAAACCAATGGTTAATGTTGCTTTAGCCAAGGATGAAGTTAAAGAAGAGAGTGACATTGAAGTCGCTGTTTAGCGTTTAATAATTATAACCCCTTTTATATCGTTTATTTATGTATAAGAGGGGTTCAAAGAAATCACTTAATACTAAGAATTATACACTCTGTTGCTATGCTGTTGTAGAAATATATACATATTTAGATTTTAAATATGAATAACGATATTTTTTACGATTATCACTCGTAAAATTATTGATATTTGATAATTTTATGGTTATTGTTAGAATAATGAGGTGCTTATGATTAAGAGATCAAGATATACAGATAAACTGGTGCAGTATAAAGATAATGATTTTGTTAAAGTTGTAACTGGTGTTAGAAGATCAGGGAAATCATCTCTACTTGTTCTGTTTAAAGAATATCTTATAGCCCAAGGGGTAGAAGAGAGCCATATTATTGAAATAAATTATGAAAAATATCTAAATGATGATTTAAAAGATGAAAAATCCATACATAACTACATAAAAGTTAAAGTAAAAGATAGTAGTAGAATTTATTTACTTATAGATGAAGTACAAGAGATTTCTAATTGGGCGAAAGTAATTAATAGTTTAAGAGTAAGTTTTAATGCTGATATATATGTTACGGGCTCAAACTCTAGAATGTTTTCTGGGGAGCATCTTACATATCTATCAGGAAGGTATATTGAGATTAAAGTTCTACCTTTATCATTTAAAGAGTTTTTAGAATTTCGATCATATAGTGAAGAAAATGCCCAGAAGCATTTTAACGAATATCTTCTAGTAGGATCTTTTCCTGCTGTTAGTTTAGCTAATGGGCAGGAACTGGTTGAGGCAATATTATCAGGATTGTTTGATTCAATATTTACTAGAGATATAATTCTTAGGGGCAAGATTAGAGATGAAGGCGCCTTTTATAAAGTAGCTAAGTTTGTTTTTGAGAATATTGGGAATAATACTTCTGCCAATGCAATTAAAAATACAATGATATCTCAAGGGCATAAAATCACATCAGATACAGTAGATAATTATCTACAGTTAATGTGCGATGCCCATATGTTATATCAGTGTGAAAGATACGATATTAGAGGAAAAGAACGTCTTAAAACAAATGGTAAATATTATGTGGTTGATACAGGTCTTAGAAACAGGCTCATAGGATATCGCAGTGGCAATTTAGGGCATGTTATTGAAAATATTGTTTATCTTCAGTTACTTCGGTTAGGTTATGAAGTAACTGTTGGAAAAAACACATCCTCCGAGGTAGATTTTATCGCTGTTAAAGGAGATAAAAGGTTATATTTTCAGGTTAGTTTAACTTGTTTAGAAGAAAAAACATATGCAAGAGAGATGAATGCACTTCTAAAAATAAATGATCAATATCCAAAGTATTTGATTACAATGGATAGTATTGATTTATCAAAAGATGGCATCATACATATAAATCTATATGATTTTCTTCTAGAAAATATCAACTTTGAAGTTAAATAGCATAATTGAATAATAATTATAAGTCTTTTTTCATATAGTTAGTAAAGTGTAACTCTCTAATATTAGGTATGTCATAAAATCCCCTACTAGTGTGGAAGTTTAGGGTATTTTTAAATCTTAGACTCTCTATGTATAACTCTCTAATTCCCATATCCCTTAAAGCTTCTTCTCTTAAATCACAAATCTTTTTACCAATTCCCTGTCCTTTAAAATCAGGATCAACATTAAGATATTTAGCCTCATACAAATTCTCTTTTCTAACAATCATTCCAAAACCAATAACTTTATCCTCCTGGCAAACTATTACACTTAGACCATTTCTCATAAAGTTATATATATTGTCTGCAGTTTTATTAGATATAAGGCCATTTATCTCTTTATCGCTATACTCTCCACTATTACTACTTAT
Above is a genomic segment from Thiospirochaeta perfilievii containing:
- a CDS encoding ATP-binding protein, coding for MIKRSRYTDKLVQYKDNDFVKVVTGVRRSGKSSLLVLFKEYLIAQGVEESHIIEINYEKYLNDDLKDEKSIHNYIKVKVKDSSRIYLLIDEVQEISNWAKVINSLRVSFNADIYVTGSNSRMFSGEHLTYLSGRYIEIKVLPLSFKEFLEFRSYSEENAQKHFNEYLLVGSFPAVSLANGQELVEAILSGLFDSIFTRDIILRGKIRDEGAFYKVAKFVFENIGNNTSANAIKNTMISQGHKITSDTVDNYLQLMCDAHMLYQCERYDIRGKERLKTNGKYYVVDTGLRNRLIGYRSGNLGHVIENIVYLQLLRLGYEVTVGKNTSSEVDFIAVKGDKRLYFQVSLTCLEEKTYAREMNALLKINDQYPKYLITMDSIDLSKDGIIHINLYDFLLENINFEVK
- a CDS encoding GNAT family N-acetyltransferase, which produces MKIKILNNLLTETVTINRKTSVKIEELIRKNYISSNSGEYSDKEINGLISNKTADNIYNFMRNGLSVIVCQEDKVIGFGMIVRKENLYEAKYLNVDPDFKGQGIGKKICDLREEALRDMGIRELYIESLRFKNTLNFHTSRGFYDIPNIRELHFTNYMKKDL